The segment AATTGTGTCATTCTCTCCAATTCCCCGATGTATGCCACACATTGCATCATCCATCCTAGTTGCGCATGTGCCGGTACTTCTGATTGGATAAAAAGGGTAGCCTTTTCCGGGTCAAGACCGATTGCTAGGTATAAAGCTGCAAGCTTTCGGATGTTTTTACGAAGTTCCTGTGGATCCTGCTGAACTGTGATTGCGTGTTGGTCTACAATACAGAAGTAACTGTTGTAGTCATTTTGCAACTCGACAAATTGCTTCATTGCCCCGATGTAATTTCCAAGTGTGACATTACCGCTTGGTTGAATTCCTGAAAATATTGTTTTCATTTTTTGTTCTCCTTTTTCCTTAAATCTTGGCTTATACAAAGATGGTTTTTTAAATAGCAAAATTAGTTGATTGTAGTGGAAGGCGAGCAGACTCCCGCGGAAGGAAGGGACAGGGTAGACCCCAAAGCGTTGTGAGGAGGCTCCCGGACCGCCCGCAGGAAAGCGAAGCGCCTGGAACGGAAATCAACGACCATACTTACTATAAATCCGATAAAAATATAAAAAGGCCCATTCATCCCTAAAAAAAGGGACGAATGGACCGTGGTACCACCCTTATTATTTCATACAAAATATTGCAGAAATCACTTAACCTTGTAACGTAAGGATACGTCACAGCCTACTGATATACGGTTCAGCCGTGAAGCTCAGAAGTCCATTCCTAAACGATAGTTGTTTGTTCCCACCAACCACAAACTCTCTATAAACTATGCTGTTTAGTACTACTCTTCATCATTGCTTATAAATTAATAAATATTCTCCTATTATAGCCAATTCTTTGGAAAATATCAACTATTGTAATAAATAAAAAGAGATACCAGCATACATAGAAATAACAAAAGAGATGCGAATAGCATTGGCTGGGTAGAAAGTGGCTGGAGTAACTCCGATGGAGGTCTCATCTCGTTTCTAATATCATCTTCCAGTTGTTTATCAGGCTGACTTGAAGCGAAGATTCTACGAAAGCTGTATGTAATACCGTCAAAGAACCCCCTTTTGGTAACTGTTGTCAGCAATGACAGGAATAAAAGGATACTGGAATAAGTAAAAGAAGTGTTAATGAAAGCCAGCAAATTAATGGTTTCATAATAGAAATAGCCCGTTATAAGCGTTATGCCTAATAGTACAAAGAAAAATATAATGGAAACTTTAAAAGAATTTTTCATAGTTCCTCCTATAAAAGAAAAGACTCTAAAATGTATTGTAATGAAATGAATAGAATAAGACAAATTTAAAGAAACTATAAAGGTCATTACTTGCAAAAATACTATGTAAAATTATTGTAATGTTTGTAAATGAATTGTAATGAATGGGTAAAAATCTATAATTATTTTATAGGTATTTAGAACTATTTTTGTAATGAAAATTCTTGGAATAACAGTATTTTGTAAAATTGACGTTAAAATTATGAATGCACAATGTTTAGAAAACTTGTATAATAAAATTCGTTACCTCGAAAACAAACAATTTTCGACATAATTTTCTAGGGGGTTAAGCAAATGAAAAAGTCAAAATATTTACTTCTTTTAGCGCTTACACTTGTACTTAGTGCATTTCTAGCTGCATGTGGCGGTGGAAATCAAGGAGCGCAAAACGATAGCGGACAAGGGGATGAACTTCCTGCAGGTGAGGGAGAACCAACAGGTCCACAAGTACTTAATGTAGTTGATTCTGCTGAAATTCCAACGATGGATTCCGTCCAAGGTACAGATGCAGTAGCGTTTAACGTTATGAACAACGTTTTTGAAGGTCTTTACAGACTTGGAGAAAATGACGAAGTAGTAGAGGGAGTCGCGAAAAGTCATGAAGTATCTGAAGACGGTCTAACGTATACGTTTACATTACGTGAAGATTCCGTTTGGTCCAATGGTGATTCTGTAACGGCAAACGATTTCGTATTTGCTTGGCAGCGTGCTGTAGATCCAAATTCCGGTTCTGAGTATGGCCCTTATATGATGAATGGCAAAATTAAAAATGCTACACAAGTTTCTGCTGGTGAATTACCACTTGAAGAACTTGGTGTAAAAGCACTTGATGATTATACTCTTGAGGTAACACTTGAGCAACCAGTTGCTTATTTCGAATCATTAATGACATTCCCTACGTTCTTCCCGCAAAACCAAAAGTTTTATGAAGAACAAGGTGACAAATATGCTCTTGAAGCAGACACTTTAATCTACAATGGTCCGTTCACATTAGACAGCTGGGAGCATGAAGTAGGCTGGACGATGAAGAAGAATGAAGATTATTGGGATGCTGAAACTGTTAAATTAGATGAAGTCAATGTAAAAGTTGTTAAAGAAGTTTCTACT is part of the Sutcliffiella sp. FSL R7-0096 genome and harbors:
- a CDS encoding DUF3899 domain-containing protein, with the translated sequence MKNSFKVSIIFFFVLLGITLITGYFYYETINLLAFINTSFTYSSILLFLSLLTTVTKRGFFDGITYSFRRIFASSQPDKQLEDDIRNEMRPPSELLQPLSTQPMLFASLLLFLCMLVSLFIYYNS